From a single Peromyscus maniculatus bairdii isolate BWxNUB_F1_BW_parent chromosome 4, HU_Pman_BW_mat_3.1, whole genome shotgun sequence genomic region:
- the LOC143272902 gene encoding uncharacterized protein LOC143272902 — MDAESPRPECYNPPDSAGGTGGSCSGPQTAEDEFLLPPQLPVAYEEGGTKQRSSGPAAPRPSDVQTSCLPQPRNPAAWLTDGSSFLQEGERRAGAAVTTESEIVWTSPLLPGTSAQKAELIALTQALRMAEARRTRN, encoded by the exons atggatgccgagtcaccccgccccgagtgttacaacccccccgacagcgccggagggaccggcggctcctgcagcggcccccaaacagcggaggatgagttcctgcttcctccccaattgccggtcgcctacgaggaaggcgggacaaagcagcgaag ctctggtccagcagcccccagaccgagtgatgttcagaccagttgtctccctcaaccccgcaaccctgctgcctggctcacggatgggagcagcttcctccaagaaggagaacggagggccggagcagccgtcaccaccgaatcggagatagtttggacctcaccactgctacctggaacatcggcccaaaaggcagagctgatcgcgctgacccaggccctccggatggcggaagcccggaggaccaggaactaa